The Rosa chinensis cultivar Old Blush chromosome 7, RchiOBHm-V2, whole genome shotgun sequence DNA segment GATCAAGCAGACTATATCAGAGCCCATGAGTATCACCATCTCAACCTCTCCAAACATGTCTGCCTTGATTACATTGGGCACGGCCTCTTCTCATTCTCTCAGCTCCAAAAGCATTACCAAACACCTTCAAttgcttcatcatcatcatcatctcctcctcctcttccccctACTATTCCTCAGTCACTATATGCCCCGGAACCATTATTTTTCGATATTTCGTACAAGTCAGTGAACTTGCATACCCAAATATTGTATGGGGGACAAGAAtcagaatttgaatttgaaatgaagaaaagaatcaTGAGTTACATGAACATCTCAGAAGTTGATTACACCTTGATTTTAACTGCCAATCAATCATCAGCTTTCAAACTTCTAGCAGACTCTTATCCCTTCCAGAACAATCCCAACCTATTGAGTGTTTATGACTACAAGAATGAGGCTGTGGATGTGATGGCAGagagctgtaagaaaagaagagGACGAGTCATGTCTGCCGAGTTCTCATGGCCTAACATGAGAATTCATACAAGTAAATTGGGGAGAAAGAttgggaagaggaagaagatcagGAAGCGGCCCGGATTGTTCGTTTTCCCACTTCAATCAAGAGTCACCGGAGTTCGATACTCGTATCAGTGGATGAGCATAGCGCAGGAAAATGGGTGGCATGTGTTGCTTGATGCATGTGCATTGGGGCCTAAGGACATGGAGACATTAGGTCTCTCTTTGTTTAAGCCTGACTTTCTAATTTGCTCTTTCTTCAAAGTTTTCGGGGAAAATCCATCCGGCTTTGGTTGCTTGTTTGTCAAGAAATCGAGCGCTTCGGTGTTGAAGGATTCCTCAGTTGTTTCGAGCATAGGAATCGTGAGCCTCGTCGCATCTTCAATACCATCTCAATTAGTAGTAGAGAAGTCAAGTGACAAAGAAGTCTCAATAAAGCAAAAGGCACACACACTTTCGGAAATTGAGGAGCTAGAGAGAGATTCTGAGTCTGACCAATCCGAAAATTGGGAGAGTTATGAAAGTGGCAAGAGCTCAGGGATTGAATGTAGAGGTTTGGATCATGCAGATGAATTAGGCCTGGTACTAATTAGTAGGAGAGCAAGGTACCTGATCAACTGGTTAGTGAATGCATTGATGAGTCTTCGACATCCACATTACTCCGAATATGGGCATCAATTGGTCAAAATCTACGGCCCCAAGATTAAATTCGACAGAGGACCAAGCCTGGCATTCAATGTGTTCGATTGGAAAGGGGAGAAGATCGAGCCTTCAATTGTCCAGAAGCTTGCTGATCGACACAAC contains these protein-coding regions:
- the LOC112175607 gene encoding molybdenum cofactor sulfurase; this translates as MGGVRKEEEPKGKIGKIMNSPCLRQASKTCLHGCCAAPFLAPPPPPPPQKPNSSTTNNKVTIFRYDFTLATAASLCCYPNSQFTNHESLPSLHESYAYFIKAYPQYSQTDQADYIRAHEYHHLNLSKHVCLDYIGHGLFSFSQLQKHYQTPSIASSSSSSPPPLPPTIPQSLYAPEPLFFDISYKSVNLHTQILYGGQESEFEFEMKKRIMSYMNISEVDYTLILTANQSSAFKLLADSYPFQNNPNLLSVYDYKNEAVDVMAESCKKRRGRVMSAEFSWPNMRIHTSKLGRKIGKRKKIRKRPGLFVFPLQSRVTGVRYSYQWMSIAQENGWHVLLDACALGPKDMETLGLSLFKPDFLICSFFKVFGENPSGFGCLFVKKSSASVLKDSSVVSSIGIVSLVASSIPSQLVVEKSSDKEVSIKQKAHTLSEIEELERDSESDQSENWESYESGKSSGIECRGLDHADELGLVLISRRARYLINWLVNALMSLRHPHYSEYGHQLVKIYGPKIKFDRGPSLAFNVFDWKGEKIEPSIVQKLADRHNISLSYGILDHIWFSDKHQEEKETKSETCRSEVEGAHVSVVTAALGFLTNFEDIYRLWAFVSRFLDADFVEKERWRYMALNQRTVEV